From Osmerus eperlanus chromosome 28, fOsmEpe2.1, whole genome shotgun sequence, the proteins below share one genomic window:
- the nudt12 gene encoding peroxisomal NADH pyrophosphatase NUDT12, whose translation MADVQMSPMEEMVERFLDAAARGDLVKVTSMLSHSNSLTNQKGEKDWTALMMAARNGHFDVVQTLLSYGCDKLSVNQSSQTAYDIAKFWGHRHIANLLARNMGGWDRVLLDPGANEHENYFSREVLDRLSERRSDSAWLEARQNSPDSVFLLFFGLNPLVSSTAEEAKTAGQAEMRLCRLGPGSVGELLQKPGSTVIFLGVERRNGPPGALREAGEPTAWFAVDTDTDPLGNLTLPDRNSFFLKPPFPGLLRLNEDDAGIMAQARSVLAWHSRYSFCPTCGSKTKVEEGGYKRTCLNSDCRSQQGIHNTCYPRVDPVVIMLVIHPDGNQVLLGRKRTFPPGMFSCLAGFIEPGEAIEDAVRREVEEESGVKTGPVQYVSCQPWPMPSSLMIGCLAVAVSTDIKVDDNEIEEARWFTRQQVTDAMVKGTKPVFTMPPRQAIAHQLVKHWVGMTSNL comes from the exons ATGGCCGATGTCCAAATGAGTCCcatggaggagatggtggagaggTTTCTGGACGCGGCAGCAAGGGGGGACCTGGTCAAGGTGACCTCCATGTTGTCACACTCCAATTCACTGACTAATCAGAAGGGAGAAAAAGACTGGACCGCCCTGATGATGGCAGCCAggaacggacattttgatgttGTACAAACTCTACTGTCTTACGG GTGCGACAAGCTGTCCGTCAACCAGTCTTCTCAGACGGCCTACGACATTGCCAAGTTCTGGGGTCACCGCCACATCGCCAACCTGCTCGCCAGGAACATGGGCGGGTGGGACCGCGTCCTGCTGGACCCCGGGGCGAACGAGCACGAGAACTACTTCAGCAGGGAGGTCCTGGACAGGCTGAGTGAGAGGCGGTCTGACTCCGCCTGGCTGGAGGCCCGACAGAACTCTCCAGACtcagtcttcctcctcttcttcggtCTCAACCCTCTGGTGAGCTCCACGGCTGAGGAGGCCAAGACGGCAGGCCAGGCGGAGATGAGGCTGTGCCGGCTGGGGCCGGGCTCGGTCGGGGAGCTTCTGCAGAAGCCCGGGAGCACCGTCATCTTCTTGGGGGTGGAGAGACGCAACGGCCCCCCTGGTGCtctgagggaggcaggagagccgACGGCCTGGTTCGCTGTCGACACAGACACCGACCCCCTGGGGAACCTCACCCTCCCAGACAGGAACAGCTTCTTCCTCAAACCTCCCTTCCCCGGGCTTCTCAGGCTGAATGAGGACGATGCTG GCATCATGGCACAGGCCCGGTCTGTGTTAGCCTGGCACAGCCGGTACAGCTTCTGCCCCACCTGTGGCAGTAAGACcaaggtggaggaagggggctaCAAGAGGACCTGCCTGAACTCAGACTGCAGGAGCCAGCAGGGCATCCACAACACTTGCTACCCACGTGTCG ATCCTGTGGTGATTATGCTGGTCATCCACCCAGACGGTAACCAGGTTCTGCTGGGAAGGAAGAGGACTTTTCCCCCTGGCATGTTCTCCTGTCTGGCAGGCTTCATAGAACCAG GAGAAGCAATAGAGGATgcggtgaggagagaggtggaggaggaaagcGGAGTCAAGACAGGACCAGTCCAGTACGTCTCCTGCCAACCCTGGCCCATGCCCTCCTCGCTTATGATTGGGTGCCTCGCTGTTGCCGTGTCGACAGACATCAAAGTCGATGACAACGAAATCGAAGAGGCTCGTTGGTTCACACGGCAACAG gttaCAGATGCAATGGTCAAGGGAACCAAGCCTGTCTTCACCATGCCTCCCCGACAAGCCATCGCCCATCAGCTGGTCAAACACTGGGTTGGCATGACCTCCAACCTTTAG
- the LOC134015320 gene encoding solute carrier family 12 member 2-like, with translation MSTSPGQKPALKTAGSAQSRFQVDVVTEESATDAERTATAAGTDGSTGPAGGKVPAGAEEAKGRFRVVNFLDPGGLGGAMDTSDMIQNSDTVRSESSMHSSTGGHTHTSDTHSNTYYMRTFGHNTIDAIPNIDFYRQTAAPLGDKLIRPTLSELHDELDKEPFEESQTGVEEAAAAEVAAAKEAKEAKGGTIKFGWVKGVLVRCMLNIWGVMLFIRMSWIVGQAGIGLTCAIILMATVVTTITGLSTSAIATNGFVRGGGAYYLISRSLGPEFGGSIGLIFSFANAVAVAMYVVGFAETVVEMLNDIDALMTDELNDIRIVGTLTVILLLGISVAGMEWEAKAQIVLLVILLGAIANYFIGTCIPMEEKEPKGFFGYKAAIMMENMGPDFRDDETFFSVFAIFFPAATGILAGANISGDLTDPQSAIPKGTLLAILITGLTYLAVTVSTGSCIVRDATGDHNDTMVMVSSENCTDAACTLGYDFSICKEGGCKFGLQNDFQVMSLVSGFGPLITAGIFSATLSSALASLVSAPKVFQALCKDNIYPGLGVFAKGYGKNNEPLRGYVLTFCIGLAFILIAELNIIAPIISNFFLASYALINFSVFHASLANSPGWRPSFKYFNKWVSLAGAVLCCGVMFVINWWAALVTNVIVLALYVYVSYKKPDVNWGSSTQALIYNQALTHCLHLTGVEDHVKNFRPQCLVMTGYPNARPAMLHLVHAFTKNFGLMICGHVRTASRRPNFKEMSHDHARYQRWLLKKNIKAFYTPVFAESLRHGAQYLLQATGLGRLKPNTLVLGFKNNWSEGEMRDVEMYINTIHDAFDLQYGVVLIRLQEGLDISHIPGQDDLLSSNEKPPLGTKDVVLSVTMEKDSDIDSFPSKTAGTQIWPLILLETKSSPSPLSLKDQRLLESSGQFKKKQSKGTIDVWWLFDDGGLTLLIPYLLTNKKKWKDCKIRLFIGGKINRIDRDRRAMAALLTKFRIDFSDINVLGDINTKPKKHNVLSFGEMVDPFRLREEDMEQEAAERLKAQEPWRITDNELELYKAKTNRQIRLNELLKEYSSTAKLIVMSMPLARKGTVSSALYMCWLETLSKDLPPLLLVRGNHQSVLTFYS, from the exons ATGTCAACATCACCTGGACAGAAACCTGCACTTAAGACCGCGGGGTCCGCGCAGAGCAGATTCCAGGTGGATGTAGTCACGGAAGAATCCGCCACAGATGCAGAGAGAACGGCAACGGCGGCAGGGACAGATGGATCTACGGGGCCTGCTGGGGGCAAGGTACCGGCCGGGGCAGAAGAGGCCAAAGGACGGTTCCGGGTGGTAAACTTCTTGGACCCAGGTGGACTAGGCGGCGCGATGGACACGTCTGACATGATTCAGAACAGTGACACTGTCAGGAGCGAGAGCAGCATGCACTCATCCACGGGAGGCCACACTCATACCTCAGACACCCACTCCAACACCTACTACATGAGGACGTTTGGCCACAACACCATCGACGCCATCCCCAACATCGACTTCTACCGTCAGACCGCTGCGCCTCTGGGAGACAAGCTCATCCGGCCCACGCTGTCGGAGCTGCACGATGAACTCGACAAG GAGCCGTTCGAGGAGAGCCAGACGGGTGTGGAGGAGGCAGCAGCAGCGGAGGTGGCAGCAGCCAAGGAGGCCAAGGAGGCCAAGGGGGGGACCATCAAGTTCGGCTGGGTCAAAGGGGTTCTG GTACGTTGCATGTTGAACATATGGGGAGTGATGCTTTTTATCCGGATGTCCTGGATCGTTGGTCAGGCTGGAATCG GTCTCACATGTGCCATCATCCTCATGGCAACGGTAGTCACCACCATCACCGGCCTCTCCACCTCTGCCATAGCAACCAACGGCTTCGTGAGAGGAG GGGGGGCGTACTACCTGATCTCCAGGAGTCTGGGGCCAGAGTTCGGAGGCTCGATCGGCCTGATCTTCTCCTTCGCCAACGCTGTGGCCGTGGCCATGTACGTGGTCGGCTTTGCTGAGACAGTCGTGGAGATGCTGAAT GATATCGACGCCTTGATGACGGACGAGCTGAACGACATCCGTATCGTGGGCACGCTGACCGTCATCTTGCTGCTGGGCATCTCCGTGGCGGGGATGGAGTGGGAGGCCAAG GCTCAGATTGTTCTCCTGGTCATCCTGCTGGGTGCCATTGCCAACTACTTCATAGGAACCTGCATCCCAATGGAGGAAAAGGAGCCCAAGGGCTTCTTCGGTTACAAAG CTGCCATCATGATGGAGAACATGGGTCCAGATTTCCGTGACGATGAGACCTTCTTCTCTGTGTTCGCCATATTTTTCCCCGCGGCCACGGGCATCCTGGCGGGAGCCAACATCTCTGGAGACCTCACG GATCCCCAGTCGGCCATCCCCAAAGGCACTCTCCTGGCCATCCTCATCACAGGCTTGACCTACCTGGCGGTCACCGTCTCTACAG GCTCCTGCATCGTTAGGGATGCCACCGGTGACCATAACGACACCATGGTGATGGTGAGTAGCGAGAACTGCACGGACGCCGCGTGCACGCTGGGATACGACTTCTCCATCTGCAAGGAGGGCGGCTGCAAGTTCGGCCTGCAGAACGACTTCCAG gtGATGAGTCTAGTGTCTGGGTTTGGACCACTGATCACAGCAGGGATCTTTTCAGCCACGCTGTCCTCGGCTCTCGCCTCTCTTGTCAGCGCACCTAAAGTCTTCCAG gCCTTGTGTAAGGACAACATCTATCCGGGTCTCGGCGTGTTCGCTAAGGGTTACGGGAAGAACAACGAACCCCTGAGAGGCTACGTCCTCACCTTCTGCATCGGCCTTGCCTTCATCCTCATTG CTGAGCTGAACATCATCGCGCCCATCATCTCCAACTTCTTCCTGGCCTCCTACGCTCTCATCAACTTCTCTGTGTTTCATGCCTCATTGGCCAACTCCCCTG GGTGGCGTCCCAGCTTCAAGTACTTCAACAAGTGGGTGTCGCTGGCGGgcgctgtgttgtgctgtggcGTCATGTTCGTGATCAACTGGTGGGCGGCCCTGGTCACCAACGTCATCGTCCTGGCTCTTTACGTCTACGTCAGCTACAAGAAGCCCG ATGTGAACTGGGGTTCGTCAACCCAAGCTCTGATCTACAACCAGGCCCTGACTCACTGTCTGCACCTCACTGGAGTGGAGGACCACGTCAAGAATTTCAG gccccagtgTCTGGTGATGACGGGCTACCCCAACGCCCGGCCCGCCATGCTCCACCTCGTTCACGCCTTCACCAAGAACTTCGGCCTCATGATCTGCGGTCACGTCCGAACG GCTTCCCGTAGGCCGAACTTCAAAGAGATGTCGCACGACCATGCTCGCTACCAGCGCTGGCTTCTGAAGAAGAACATCAAAGCCTTCTATACACCTGTGTTCGCTGAAAGCCTCAGGCATGGAGCACAGTACCTTCTACAG GCTACAGGCCTGGGCCGTCTGAAGCCCAACACGCTGGTCCTGGGCTTCAAGAACAACTGGAGCgaaggggagatgagggacGTGGAGATGTACATCAACACCATACA TGATGCGTTTGACCTTCAGTACGGTGTGGTCCTCATCCGACTGCAGGAGGGGCTGGACATCTCTCACATCCCGGGTCAGG ACGATCTCCTGTCCTCCAATGAGAAGCCCCCGCTGGGGACGAAGGATGTGGTGTTGTCGGTCACTATGGAGAAGGACTCTGACATAGACTCTTTCCCATCCAAGACCGCTGGCACCCAGATCTGGCCGCTCATTCTTCTAG AGACAAAGagcagcccctctcccctgagTCTGAAAGACCAGCGACTCCTAGAGTCCAGCGGGCAGTTCAAGAAGAAACAAAGCAAAGGAACCATTGACGTCTGGTGGCTGTTTGACGACGGAG GTCTGACACTGCTCATTCCATACCTGTTGACCAATAAGAAGAAGTGGAAGGACTGTAAGATTCGCCTGTTCATTGGTGGGAAGATCAACCGCATCGATCGTGATCGCAGAGC AATGGCCGCTCTTCTAACCAAGTTTAGGATCGACTTCTCTGACATAAACGTGTTGGGAGACATCAACACTAAGCCCAAAAAACACAA tgtgctgagCTTCGGGGAGATGGTGGATCCATTCAggctgagagaggaggacatggagcaggaggcagcagagagactAAAGGCCCAGGAGCCCTGGAGGATCACCGACAACGAGCTGGAACTATACAAGGCCAAG ACTAACAGACAGATACGACTGAATGAACTGCTCAAGGAGTATTCCAGCACAGCTAAACTCATTGTTAT GAGTATGCCGTTGGCCAGGAAGGGTACTGTGTCCAGCGCTTTGTACATGTGCTGGCTAGAGACCCTGTCTAAagacctgcctcctctcctcctcgttcgAGGCAACCACCAGAGCGTCCTCACCTTCTACTCGTAA
- the LOC134015341 gene encoding sperm-associated microtubule inner protein 10-like → MAGASENINVHGQSRCHAPKFSRRHPMIPKLYVMPWKQDMKNQRLLMKNAGLVEVPCVDQEESLYLEGRERLCHGQDRKELSNTSSIIPGQSGATALNASHLSRYNSSAVTSRNLFQQP, encoded by the exons ATGGCTGGTGCCTCAGAGAACATTAACGTCCATGG TCAGAGCCGCTGCCATGCCCCCAAGTTCTCCAGGAGACATCCCATGATCCCAAAGCTTTATGTGATGCCATGGAAACAAGACATGAAGAACCAAAGGCTGCTGATGAAG aacgcAGGGCTAGTGGAGGTCCCCTGCGTCGACCAGGAGGAGAGTCTGTACTTGGAGGGCAGAGAGCGTCTGTGTCATGGTCAGGACAGGAAGGAGCTGTCAAACACTTCCTCCATCATCCCCGGCCAATCAGGAGCCACAGCCCTTAACGCGTCGCACCTCTCCAGGTACAACAGCTCTGCTGTGACCTCACGGAACCTGTTCCAGCAGCCCTGA
- the LOC134015332 gene encoding GRAM domain-containing protein 2B isoform X1 encodes MENHRCFDDSALSQYKRKNGVTKPGAVLASPPTPRAPSQLLNRSDVENAGEERHRRHCGADRPRTPDPAAEDSGRRKPALVRSKTFDHSLLSQTQCEADVKIERKKSQYSQLSKPNSHYHKIFKEISKDELLRQSYPCALQKDMLYQGRLFVSENWVCFHSKVFGKDTKIAIPVASVTHIKKTKTAILVPNALVIATANDRHVFVSFLSRDTTYKILMSMCLHLEEKSPCSSPLPSLAEISFRSGRPAGFPLGDLSDLDGAVRQGGPDMDESSRSDSSPECEKVAEFSTALPPFLEVLKTSEPTPGLSGPGSPPSVHLHKDPQLQLEAQYNGSLTSSELLYDPRTMKPRSLNMLLFIYLFLVCVLVLSSCFMALKIVSLEQRLTTLGSMTDFSHHESECLRANSEVNAEIYSELTLNLLKLEKVQRNLQRLLEEAE; translated from the exons ATGGAGAACCACCGCTGCTTCGATGACTCTGCTCTCTCGCAGTACAAGAGGAAGAACGGGGTCACCAAGCCTGGTGCCGTCCTGGCCTCCCCGCCGACCCCCAGAGCGCCGTCACAACTTCTAAACCG ATCAGATGTTGAGaacgctggagaggagaggcacagGCGGCATTGTGGGGCAGACCGACCCAGGACTCCGGACCCAGCCGCCGAGGATTCTGGGAGGAGGAAGCCCGCTCTCGTGAG GTCCAAGACGTTTGACCACTCGCTGCTGTCCCAGACGCAGTGTGAAGCAGACGTCAAGATCGAGAGGAAGAAGTCCCAGTACAGTCAG CTCTCCAAGCCCAATTCCCATTATCACAAAATCTTCAAAGAGATCAGTAAGGATGAACTGCTGAGGCAAA GTTACCCCTGTGCCTTGCAGAAGGATATGCTCTACCAGGGCAGATTGTTTGTCTCAGAGAACTGGGTCTGCTTTCACTCCAAAGTCTTTGGCAAAGATACCAAG atCGCCATCCCTGTGGCATCTGTCACTCACATCAAGAAAACCAAAACTGCCATTTTAGTGCCAAACGCTCTTGTTATTGCCACAGCCAATGACAGG CACGTTTTCGTGTCGTTCCTGTCCAGAGACACAACCTACAAGATCTTGATGTCTATGTGTCTCCACCTGGAG GAGAAGAGCCCCTGCAGCAGTCCTCTCCCGTCCTTGGCAGAGATCAGCTTCAGATCCGGACGGCCTGCAGGCTTCCCTCTG GGTGACCTCAGTGACCTGGATGGGGCAGTGAGGCAGGGTGGACCGGATATGGACGAGAGCAGCAGGTCCGACTCATCACCAGAATGCGAGAAGGTCGCAG AGTTCTCTACGGCCCTCCCTCCGTTCCTGGAGGTGTTGAAGACCAGCGAGCCCACCCCAGGCCTCTCTGGTCCCGGGAGCCCCCCAAGCGTGCACCTCCACAAGGACCCACAGCTCCAACTGGAGGCACAGTACAACG GTTCATTAACGTCTTCTGAGTTGTTGTACGACCCAAGGACCATGAAGCCCAGGTCTCTCAACATGCTTCTGTTCATCTACCTGTTCCT agtgtgtgtcctggtcctGTCCTCCTGCTTCATGGCTCTGAAGATCGTGTCTCTGGAGCAGAGGCTGACCACTCTGGGCTCCATGACAGACTTCTCTCACCACGA GAGCGAGTGTCTCCGAGCCAACTCCGAGGTGAACGCTGAGATCTACTCCGAGCTGACCCTGAACCTGCTGAAGCTGGAGAAG GTCCAGAGGAACCTTCAGAGGCTGCTGGAGGAGGCAGAGTGA
- the LOC134015332 gene encoding GRAM domain-containing protein 2B isoform X2, whose amino-acid sequence MTEQTERRSPAHEEVRKCVRGKNDSQDYQSDVENAGEERHRRHCGADRPRTPDPAAEDSGRRKPALVRSKTFDHSLLSQTQCEADVKIERKKSQYSQLSKPNSHYHKIFKEISKDELLRQSYPCALQKDMLYQGRLFVSENWVCFHSKVFGKDTKIAIPVASVTHIKKTKTAILVPNALVIATANDRHVFVSFLSRDTTYKILMSMCLHLEEKSPCSSPLPSLAEISFRSGRPAGFPLGDLSDLDGAVRQGGPDMDESSRSDSSPECEKVAEFSTALPPFLEVLKTSEPTPGLSGPGSPPSVHLHKDPQLQLEAQYNGSLTSSELLYDPRTMKPRSLNMLLFIYLFLVCVLVLSSCFMALKIVSLEQRLTTLGSMTDFSHHESECLRANSEVNAEIYSELTLNLLKLEKVQRNLQRLLEEAE is encoded by the exons ATGACTGAACAGACCGAACGCCGTTCACCTGCACACGAGGAAGTGAGAAAATGCGTCAGGGGAAAGAATGACTCGCAGGATTACCA ATCAGATGTTGAGaacgctggagaggagaggcacagGCGGCATTGTGGGGCAGACCGACCCAGGACTCCGGACCCAGCCGCCGAGGATTCTGGGAGGAGGAAGCCCGCTCTCGTGAG GTCCAAGACGTTTGACCACTCGCTGCTGTCCCAGACGCAGTGTGAAGCAGACGTCAAGATCGAGAGGAAGAAGTCCCAGTACAGTCAG CTCTCCAAGCCCAATTCCCATTATCACAAAATCTTCAAAGAGATCAGTAAGGATGAACTGCTGAGGCAAA GTTACCCCTGTGCCTTGCAGAAGGATATGCTCTACCAGGGCAGATTGTTTGTCTCAGAGAACTGGGTCTGCTTTCACTCCAAAGTCTTTGGCAAAGATACCAAG atCGCCATCCCTGTGGCATCTGTCACTCACATCAAGAAAACCAAAACTGCCATTTTAGTGCCAAACGCTCTTGTTATTGCCACAGCCAATGACAGG CACGTTTTCGTGTCGTTCCTGTCCAGAGACACAACCTACAAGATCTTGATGTCTATGTGTCTCCACCTGGAG GAGAAGAGCCCCTGCAGCAGTCCTCTCCCGTCCTTGGCAGAGATCAGCTTCAGATCCGGACGGCCTGCAGGCTTCCCTCTG GGTGACCTCAGTGACCTGGATGGGGCAGTGAGGCAGGGTGGACCGGATATGGACGAGAGCAGCAGGTCCGACTCATCACCAGAATGCGAGAAGGTCGCAG AGTTCTCTACGGCCCTCCCTCCGTTCCTGGAGGTGTTGAAGACCAGCGAGCCCACCCCAGGCCTCTCTGGTCCCGGGAGCCCCCCAAGCGTGCACCTCCACAAGGACCCACAGCTCCAACTGGAGGCACAGTACAACG GTTCATTAACGTCTTCTGAGTTGTTGTACGACCCAAGGACCATGAAGCCCAGGTCTCTCAACATGCTTCTGTTCATCTACCTGTTCCT agtgtgtgtcctggtcctGTCCTCCTGCTTCATGGCTCTGAAGATCGTGTCTCTGGAGCAGAGGCTGACCACTCTGGGCTCCATGACAGACTTCTCTCACCACGA GAGCGAGTGTCTCCGAGCCAACTCCGAGGTGAACGCTGAGATCTACTCCGAGCTGACCCTGAACCTGCTGAAGCTGGAGAAG GTCCAGAGGAACCTTCAGAGGCTGCTGGAGGAGGCAGAGTGA